AATAGTTTTCCGGGCGCCAGACGCCCGCACCCTGCCCCTGGTCGATTTCGATCGGCGCATCGACCACGATGGTTGACGGCGTATAGCCATTGTCGAGCGCCGACGAATACACCAGCGGCTTGAACGACGAGCCCGGCTGCCGGTAGGCCTGGGTCGCGCGGTTGAACTGGCTCTGGTCGAACGAGAAGCCGCCGACCATCGCCAGCACACGGCCAGTCCAGGGATCCATCACCACCATCGCGCCGGAGACTTCCGGCAGCTGGCGCAGCCGGTACTGGCCCTCGACAATATTGCCCTCCTTGGCGATCAGCGGATCCGCATAGATGACGTCGCCCGGCGCCAGCACCTGGGCGACGTTGGTCGGCGTCTTGAAGCGCGTCGGCCCGGAGGCGGCCTTGGCCCACCGCACGCCATCGAGCGTGATGATTCCGGTCTGCCGTTCCTTGGCGACGGCGCCGCCCAGTTCGCGGCCGGGCTGAAAACCGATTCGGGCCGACTGATCGCTGGTCTCCAGCACCACCGCCATCCGCCACGGCGAGATATCCGACAGCGACTTAACGTCCGCGAGCTTCACGCCCCAGTCGCCGGATATATCGAGCTTGCTGATGGCGCCGCGATAGCCGGTCGCCTCGTCGAACTTCACGAGGCCGGCGGTCATGGTCTTGCGCGCCATCACCTGAAGCTTCGGATCGAGCGTGGTCCGCACCGACAGGCCGCCTTCATACAGTTTCTTCTCGCCGTAGCGCTCGAACACGTCGCGGCGGACTTCCTCGGCAAAATACTCGCCGGCGAAGATGTGCGCGGCGTTGCTGCGGCTGGTCACGGTCAGGGTATCCTTGCGGGCCTTGTCGGCATCGGCCTGCTTGATCCAGCCATTTTCCAGCAGACGGTCGACGACATAGTTGCGCCGCTCGACGGCGCGGTCGCGGTTGCGCACCGGATGCAGCGCCGCCGGCGCCTTCGGCAGCGCCGCCAGGTAGGAGGCTTCGGAAACCGTGAGTTCGTTCACCGATTTGTCGAAATAGACCAGCGAAGCAGCGGCGACGCCGTAAGCGCCGAGGCCGAGATAGATTTCGTTGAGATAGAGTTCGAGGATCTTGTCCTTCGAATAGGTGCGCTCGATCCGCATCGCCAGCAAGGCTTCCTTGATCTTGCGGGTGAACGACACTTCGTTGGTCAAAAGGAAGTTCTTCGCGACCTGCTGGGTGATGGTGGAGGCACCTTGCGGCCGGCGGTTGGAGCCGTAATTCTGCGCATAGAGCACCGCGGCGCGCGCCATGCCGGTGAAGTCGATGCCGCCGTGCTCGTAGAAGTTCTTGTCCTCGGCGGCGAGGAACGCGTTGATGACCAGTTTCGGGACCGCCTGGATCGGCAAATAGAGGCGGCGCTCCTTGGAGTATTCGCCAAGCAGCGCGCCATCCGACGCATGGACGCGCGTCATCACCGGCGGCTCATAATCCTGAAGCTGCGAATAGTCCGGCAAGTCCTTGGAATAATGCCAGATCAGCCCCGCTACGGCGGCGACGCCGACCAGGAACACGACGGTTCCGGCGGCGAACAAGAAACCCATGAACCGCACCAGCAAGCGCATTATCGAAGTTCCGTTCCAACCCTTGCGCCGCAATAGCCGGCGTTTTCCTCAGCAAATACCCCGCGCGGCGATCTGCCGTCTCGCACAGGTGGATAATACGTTGGCCGGGAGGGAATTTAGATCGATTCCGACGCCCTCGCGGTGGTTTTTATAGTGCCGTCGCTGTGGCCAAACTAGGGCTTCCAGCCCCGGACGGCGCGCTTTTCACTTGGCCGGCCCGGCCGTTGCCAGCCGTTTGGCAAGGAAGGCGTCGATCGCCTGCGCCATCGATCCGACGGTCCGGGTGCGCCAGTTCTCCGAGACCAGGTGTTGGAGGTCGCCCTTGTTGGAGACATAGCCGAGTTCGACCAGAACCGACGGCACGTCCGGGGCCTTCAGAACCCTGAAGCCGGCGGACTTCAGCGGGTGCTTGTGCATCCGCACCGTAGTCTTCATCTCGCCCATCAGGAGGCGCGCGAAGCGGTTTGAGAAGGTGCGGGTTTCGCGCTGCGCCAGATCGATCAGGATGTCGGCCACCTCGACCGGCTCTTCGGTCAGGTTGACCCCGCCGATGGCGTCGGCCTTGTTTTCGGCTTCCGCCAGCCGTTCCGCCTCGGCGTCGGAGGCCTTGTCGGACAGCGTGTAGATCGTCGCGCCCTGCGCATCGCCCTCGCGGCGCGGCAAGGCGTCGGCATGGATCGACACGAACAGCGCCGCCGACGCGTTGCGGGCGACCTTGACCCGGTCGGCGAGCGGAATGAACGTATCGTCGGTGCGGGTCATGACGACCCGGTATTTGCCTGTTTTCTCGATGCGGTCGCGCAAAGCCAGCCCGAATCCCAGCACCAGCTCCTTCTCCATGGCGCCATTGGCCTGGGTGCCATTGTCGATGCCGCCATGGCCGGGATCGATCACGATCAGGGGGCGTGAATCCGCCGGTGCGGCGGGCTTGGGAGCGCTGATCGCCTCGGCGGGCGCGGCGGCCTTGGCGTCGGCGATCGCGGGCTTCAGCTCGGGCCGGCTTTCGGGCGCCAGCGACTGGACGAAAGCGGTGCGGTCGACCTGCTCGAGTTCGAGCACCAGCCGCGGCGGCTGGCCGTTGGCGGCCTCCAGCACGTAGGAATTGGCAATCCTGGCCGGGCCGGTCAGGTCGAACACGATCCGCGAGCCGCCGGGCATCACCAGGCCATAACGGAAGGCCTTGACCAGCCCGCGCCCGGCGGTGCCGACCCCGGCGGGAAGCTGAAAACTGACCTGGGGAATGTCCACGACCACCCGATAGGGATCGGCCAGCGCAAAGGCACGGAACTGGATCGGCCGGGTGAGGTCGAGAACGAAGCGGGTTTGCCTGGCGTCGCCGGCCAGCCGGACATCGGAGGCGATCGGGAAGCTCGAGGCTCCGACGGGATTCGGCGCCTCGCCCTCTGCAGCCTTGCCGATGGCGGGAACCGAACATAGTAATGCTGCGGCGCACAACAGCGCCCGACCCTGCAAAACACGATGATTTGCGCGGCTCGCCAACGAATCCATGCCTCCGAGCAGCCCTCTTATCGCATTAGAAGCACAGGGTTAACGAGAGCTTAAGGCGCTTACAACGAATAAGACCGGGTGTTGCCGCGCTGTGACGCTTCCCTTGCACGCGGGCCCCAATCAACGTATGTACAGCAGGCTGACGGCTAAAACTCCCGGTTGTGTCGCGTTCAGCCTCCCGGTGCAGCGCCGGAACTCTCTGATATCAGGGGATTCCTGCGTCTTTCCGATCCCTCCACGGCCAGCGCAGCGCGCGGCTGACAAGGAGCGGCGGTTTCGAGCCCGAGCGGCGGCCGGTCCCAGGTTACCATCTTGTTCCAGGGACGGCTTCAGGCACGGCATGACTGATTATCCGGACCGCACTCGGTCCGATATGCGATGGCCGGCGAGCGCTTCGGCGCCGCGCCGGGTCTTCAGCGACAGAAAATAAGGCGGCGCTTCCTGCCGCCCACGTGTTCAGACGGGCCGACGCTTGATGCGCCAGACTGTGTTGCCGACCAAGATCCATGGAGAAACCGCGACGACGCGGAGCGCAAGCTCGGCACGTCGCCTTGCTCCGATGCGATCCCGTTCGGCGTGGCGCCCCGGGTTGCGTTTTGGCCTTCCCCTCACCCCCGAATCAGGTGGACCGTCGCGTCACCCGGCGGCGCGATACGCGCTCACGGAAACACGCGCCCGCCGCCGTCATGAGTTTCAAAATGCCCAACAAAATGTTGATCGATGCTACCCACCCGGAAGAGACCCGGGTCGTTGTAGTCCGCGGTAATCGCGTCGAAGAGTTCGATTTCGAGACCGCCCAGCGCAAGCAACTTCGCGGCAACATCTACCTCGCCAAGGTCACGCGCGTAGAGCCGTCGCTGCAGGCGGCCTTCATCGAATATGGCGGCAACCGCCACGGCTTCCTCGCCTTCAGCGAAATCCATCCCGACTACTATCAAATTCCGGTCGCCGACCGTCAGGCGCTGATCGAAGCCGACGAGCGCGCCCATCGCGAGGCCGAGGAAGAGAGCGAGAACCGCTCCAACCGCCGCCGTCCGCGCCACCGCAATTCGCGCCGCCGCGGCAATGGCGAGCGGGTCCAGAGCGAGATCGTGGAGAGCGCGAGCCCCGACCTGATGCAGGTCGCTCCGCCGCATGAAGGCCAGGAACACGGCGAAAGCTTCCACGCCGAGGACGGCCACGCCCACGATGCCGAACATCACCACGATGCGGAGCATCATGATCATGAGGACCATGCGCACGATGAGCACGATCGCGCGCAGGACCAGGGCACCGAGACCCACGCCAGCGAGACGCTGGCCGCGGTAACGCTGCCCGATACGGCTGCCGTCGAGGCGGCCACGGCAGAAGTTCGCGAAGAAGAGGAAGAAGAGCACGCGCATCATGAACATCATGAAGCGCACGCACTCGAAAACGCGGCTTATGCGGACGACGCCCCCCACGCCGAACACGCTGACGGCGAGACCGCCGCGTCGGATCAGGCCGAACATGCCGTCGCCGGTGGCGATGAGAATCACGACGATGAGGACGAAGGCGAGGACGCCGAAGAGGAAGTCGTCGAGTCCGTCGGCGGCGACGACGTCATGGAAGAAGTGCCGGAGCGCGCCTTCCGCCCGCGCCGCCAGTACAAGATCCAGGAAGTCATCAAGCGCCGGCAGGTGATGCTGGTGCAGGTCGTCAAGGAAGAGCGCGGCAACAAGGGCGCGGCGCTGACGACGTACCTGTCGCTGGCCGGCCGCTACGCCGTGCTGATGCCCAATACCGCGCGCGGCGGCGGCATCAGCCGCAAGATCACCTCGGCGCAGGATCGCTCGCGCCTGAAGGAAGTAGTGCAGGATCTCGACGTGCCCGAGGGCATGGGCATCATCCTGCGCACCGCGGGTGCCTCCCGCACCAAGCCGGAAATCAAGCGCGACTTCGAATATCTGATCCGCATGTGGGAAACCGTGCGCGACATGACGCTGAAGTCGCAGGCCCCCACCCTCGTCTACGAGGAGGGGTCGCTGATCAAGCGGTCGCTGCGCGACCTCTACAACAAGGAAATCGACGAAATCCTGGTCGCCGGCGAAGCCGGCTATCAGGAGGCTCGCGATTTCATGAAGATGCTGATGCCCTCGAACGTACGGGCGGTGAAGCAGTATCGCGACGGCCAGCCGCTGTTCTCGCGGATGGGCGTCGAGAGCCAGCTGGATGCGATGTTCTCGCCGACCGTGCAGTTGCGGTCCGGCGGCTACATCGTGATCAACCAGACCGAGGCGCTGGTCTCAATCGACGTCAATTCCGGCCGCTCCACCCGCGAACACCACATCGAGGATACCGCGCTCAAGACCAATCTCGAGGCTGCCGAGGAAGTCGCAAGGCAATTGCGCCTGCGCGATCTCGCGGGCCTGATCGTCATCGACTTCATCGACATGGACGAGAAGCGCAACAACCGTTCGGTCGAGCGCAAGCTGTCCGATTGCCTGCGCCAGGACCGCGCGCGGATCCAGGTCGGACGCATCTCGCATTTCGGCCTGCTGGAGATGTCGCGCCAGCGCATTCGCGCCAGCGTGCTGGAGAGTTCGACCGAGCCCTGCGCGCAATGCGGCGGCAGCGGCCATGTGCGTTCGGTATCGTCGGTGGCGCTGCAACTGTTGCGCGGCATCGAGGAAATCCTGATGAAGGGCGCCACCCATAATCTCGTGGTGCGCACCCGGACCGAAGTGGCGCTCTACGTGCTCAACCACAAGCGCGGCCATCTGCGCGATCTCGAAAATAGCTTCAAGGTCGCCCTGGCCGTGGTCGCCGATCCCTCGGTGAGCGGCCAGCAGTCGTTCATCATCGACCGCGGCGAGCAGGTACATACGCTGGAAGCCGCCAAGGCGCTGCTGGCGGCGCAGGTTGCGGCCTTCCCGCCGCAGACCGAGGAAGCCTTCGACGAGGAAGGGCCGTTCGACGTCGAAACCGAATCCGAAGTCGAGACCGACGAGACCGAAGGGCTCTCTGATGAAGCCGCCGGCGAAGAGACCGGCAGCGAGGCGGATGGCGGCCCGAGGCGCAAGCGGCGGCGGCGGCGGCGTGGCCGTTCCGGCGAGCCGCGTGAAGGCGGGCCGGCCCGCGATGACAGCGATAGCGTCCGTGTCCCGTTTGAGGCGGCCGCGGTTGCCGCTGCCGTCGCGGACGAAAGCGAAACCGACGAGGACGAGTCCGAAGAACAGCCCGGTCTCGAGCGCGGCGATCAGGCGCCGGGCGGCGAGCGCCGGCCCCGCCGTCGCGGACGCCGTGGCGGACGCCGCCGGCGCGGCGGGCCGGAGGACGGTCTGGTCGGATCGATCGCGGACGAACTCGGCCCGAGGTCGGCGCCCGAGGTGAGCAGCGCGGTTGCCGATTTCGACGGATATTCAGCCGAGCCGGCCCCGCTGGTCGTTCAATCCGAACCGGTTGCGCAAGCGCTGGCGCCCGAACCGCAACCTGCGGAGCGCGCTCAGCCGGAGCCGGCCCAGGCTTCTGCCGAGACCGAAACGGCGCAGGAGGCCGAACGAGCCGCCGCACGCCGGCGTTCGACCGTGCGCGAAAAGGTGAGCTTCGTGGTCAACGCCCAGCCCGAAGCGCCCGCGCCCGTCAGCCACAGCCAGCCCGAACCGCCGGTATCAACCCCGGCCCCGGCGCAGAACGCGGCCGACACGACGACCGACACCCAGCCCCGCAAGGCCGGCTGGTGGTCGCGACGCTTCGGCAGCGGCGAATAAGGATTCTGGTTTGCGATCGGCATAGGGGCGTGGAGGTTTGTCTCCGCGTCCCCTGCCACACCACCCGGCATGCGGGTCCGCACCGGGCGGTTCGACGGGTTGAGGTCAACTGGCAAGTTTTGGGACTCCCAATCGTTTGAAGAGGTCATTCG
The genomic region above belongs to Bradyrhizobium sediminis and contains:
- a CDS encoding Rne/Rng family ribonuclease, which encodes MPNKMLIDATHPEETRVVVVRGNRVEEFDFETAQRKQLRGNIYLAKVTRVEPSLQAAFIEYGGNRHGFLAFSEIHPDYYQIPVADRQALIEADERAHREAEEESENRSNRRRPRHRNSRRRGNGERVQSEIVESASPDLMQVAPPHEGQEHGESFHAEDGHAHDAEHHHDAEHHDHEDHAHDEHDRAQDQGTETHASETLAAVTLPDTAAVEAATAEVREEEEEEHAHHEHHEAHALENAAYADDAPHAEHADGETAASDQAEHAVAGGDENHDDEDEGEDAEEEVVESVGGDDVMEEVPERAFRPRRQYKIQEVIKRRQVMLVQVVKEERGNKGAALTTYLSLAGRYAVLMPNTARGGGISRKITSAQDRSRLKEVVQDLDVPEGMGIILRTAGASRTKPEIKRDFEYLIRMWETVRDMTLKSQAPTLVYEEGSLIKRSLRDLYNKEIDEILVAGEAGYQEARDFMKMLMPSNVRAVKQYRDGQPLFSRMGVESQLDAMFSPTVQLRSGGYIVINQTEALVSIDVNSGRSTREHHIEDTALKTNLEAAEEVARQLRLRDLAGLIVIDFIDMDEKRNNRSVERKLSDCLRQDRARIQVGRISHFGLLEMSRQRIRASVLESSTEPCAQCGGSGHVRSVSSVALQLLRGIEEILMKGATHNLVVRTRTEVALYVLNHKRGHLRDLENSFKVALAVVADPSVSGQQSFIIDRGEQVHTLEAAKALLAAQVAAFPPQTEEAFDEEGPFDVETESEVETDETEGLSDEAAGEETGSEADGGPRRKRRRRRRGRSGEPREGGPARDDSDSVRVPFEAAAVAAAVADESETDEDESEEQPGLERGDQAPGGERRPRRRGRRGGRRRRGGPEDGLVGSIADELGPRSAPEVSSAVADFDGYSAEPAPLVVQSEPVAQALAPEPQPAERAQPEPAQASAETETAQEAERAAARRRSTVREKVSFVVNAQPEAPAPVSHSQPEPPVSTPAPAQNAADTTTDTQPRKAGWWSRRFGSGE
- a CDS encoding penicillin-binding protein 1A, producing the protein MRLLVRFMGFLFAAGTVVFLVGVAAVAGLIWHYSKDLPDYSQLQDYEPPVMTRVHASDGALLGEYSKERRLYLPIQAVPKLVINAFLAAEDKNFYEHGGIDFTGMARAAVLYAQNYGSNRRPQGASTITQQVAKNFLLTNEVSFTRKIKEALLAMRIERTYSKDKILELYLNEIYLGLGAYGVAAASLVYFDKSVNELTVSEASYLAALPKAPAALHPVRNRDRAVERRNYVVDRLLENGWIKQADADKARKDTLTVTSRSNAAHIFAGEYFAEEVRRDVFERYGEKKLYEGGLSVRTTLDPKLQVMARKTMTAGLVKFDEATGYRGAISKLDISGDWGVKLADVKSLSDISPWRMAVVLETSDQSARIGFQPGRELGGAVAKERQTGIITLDGVRWAKAASGPTRFKTPTNVAQVLAPGDVIYADPLIAKEGNIVEGQYRLRQLPEVSGAMVVMDPWTGRVLAMVGGFSFDQSQFNRATQAYRQPGSSFKPLVYSSALDNGYTPSTIVVDAPIEIDQGQGAGVWRPENYSTGKYYGPTTLRNALKRSLNTVTVRLAQDVGMPLIGEYAKRFGVYDELPNYLSYALGAGETTVMRMVTAYSMFANGGRRVKSTLIDRIQDRYGRTIFKHDARECRGCDAPGGWKNQPEPQLVDRREQVLDAMTAYQITSMLEDVVQGGTATVVKEVGKPIAGKTGTTNDEKDAWFIGFSPDIVVGIYVGYDKPRNLGKGATGGHLAAPIAKDFLKLALADKPAIPFKVPAGIKLIRVDAKSGMRAGPGDGGRSILEAFKPGTAPPDNYSVIGVADADGRTLMAPPDAGNIMLPGTGRLY
- a CDS encoding N-acetylmuramoyl-L-alanine amidase, with the translated sequence MASRANHRVLQGRALLCAAALLCSVPAIGKAAEGEAPNPVGASSFPIASDVRLAGDARQTRFVLDLTRPIQFRAFALADPYRVVVDIPQVSFQLPAGVGTAGRGLVKAFRYGLVMPGGSRIVFDLTGPARIANSYVLEAANGQPPRLVLELEQVDRTAFVQSLAPESRPELKPAIADAKAAAPAEAISAPKPAAPADSRPLIVIDPGHGGIDNGTQANGAMEKELVLGFGLALRDRIEKTGKYRVVMTRTDDTFIPLADRVKVARNASAALFVSIHADALPRREGDAQGATIYTLSDKASDAEAERLAEAENKADAIGGVNLTEEPVEVADILIDLAQRETRTFSNRFARLLMGEMKTTVRMHKHPLKSAGFRVLKAPDVPSVLVELGYVSNKGDLQHLVSENWRTRTVGSMAQAIDAFLAKRLATAGPAK